The following are encoded together in the Macadamia integrifolia cultivar HAES 741 chromosome 10, SCU_Mint_v3, whole genome shotgun sequence genome:
- the LOC122090532 gene encoding uncharacterized protein LOC122090532 yields the protein MSTAAAAIASSSTPNSLTQFRITGNKILVNAVPKFRSSSTPLTELFLRSSCGYKRNSVSTTSIRRLSPVMEWQDCTAKMEIDVPCSVAYNCYSDRESIPCWMPFISSVKILEDKPDISRWSLKYEAFGRDIEFSWLAQNLQPIPNQKIHWRSLEGLPNRGAVRFYPKGPSSCIVDLTVSYEVPQILVPVASALQPFLEQLLLRGLESFANVARVY from the exons ATGTCTACGGCGGCAGCAGCCATTGCTTCAAGCTCGACTCCAAACTCCCTCACCCAATTTAGAATAACAGGGAACAAGATTCTCGTGAACGCCGTCCCGAAGTTCAGAAGTTCCTCGACGCCTCTCACTGAACTCTTTCTCAGAAGCTCATGTGGATACAAGAGAAATTCAGTTTCCACTACTAGCATTAGACGCTTATCCCCTGTCATGGAATGGCAGGATTGCAC GGCTAAGATGGAAATTGACGTCCCCTGTTCGGTTGCCTATAATTGTTACTCTGATCGTGAATCCATTCCCTGTTGGATGCCTTTTATATCATCTGTCAAG ATCTTGGAGGATAAGCCTGATATATCACGCTGGTCACTTAAGTATGAAGCATTCGGTCGTGATATTGAATTTTCATGGCTTGCCCAAAATCTCCAG CCTATCCCTAATCAGAAAATCCACTGGCGTTCTCTAGAAGGCCTTCCTAACAG GGGCGCTGTCAGATTTTATCCAAAAGGTCCTTCATCATGCATTGTAGAT CTTACTGTTTCATACGAAGTTCCTCAAATTTTGGTTCCAGTGGCATCG GCACTGCAACCCTTTCTTGAACAATTGCTCTTACGTGGTTTGGAGAGCTTCGCAAATGTTGCTAGGGTCTATTAA
- the LOC122092372 gene encoding short-chain dehydrogenase reductase 3b-like translates to MSNQRLKGKVALITGAASGIGEAAAKLFAEHGAFVVVADVKDELGHEVVASIGQERATYAHCDVREEKQVEETVAITLDKYGRLDVLFSNAGVLGPLNGILDLDMAAFDNIIAVNVRGVAATIKHAARAMVARKIRGSIICTASVAASVGGSGPHAYTTAKHAVLGLVRSTCSELGAHGIRVNCVSPFGVATPLVCDAFDLKPSVVEANSAAISNLKGIVLKAAHIAEAALFLASDESLFMSGHDLVVDGGFTVISRSYYHN, encoded by the exons ATGTCCAATCAAAG GCTAAAGGGTAAGGTGGCTTTGATCACCGGTGCAGCAAGCGGGATTGGGGAGGCGGCGGCCAAGCTATTTGCAGAGCACGGGGCTTTTGTGGTTGTTGCTGACGTCAAGGACGAGTTGGGTCATGAAGTTGTGGCTTCCATAGGGCAAGAGAGAGCTACGTATGCACACTGCGACGTCCGAGAAGAGAAGCAAGTGGAGGAAACAGTGGCCATCACCTTGGACAAGTATGGCAGACTCGACGTGTTGTTCAGTAATGCCGGGGTCTTAGGACCTTTAAATGGGATCCTAGATCTTGACATGGCGGCCTTCGACAACATCATTGCCGTCAACGTAAGAGGCGTGGCGGCCACCATAAAGCACGCAGCACGAGCTATGGTGGCCAGGAAGATAAGGGGCTCCATCATTTGCACCGCCAGTGTGGCCGCGTCAGTGGGAGGCTCGGGGCCTCACGCCTACACCACGGCTAAGCACGCGGTGCTGGGTCTCGTCCGATCGACATGTAGTGAACTTGGAGCGCACGGGATTAGGGTCAACTGtgtctccccctttggagttgcgACGCCTCTTGTCTGTGATGCTTTCGATCTGAAGCCTAGCGTAGTGGAAGCTAATAGTGCAGCCATATCCAACTTGAAGGGGATTGTATTGAAGGCTGCCCACATCGCAGAGGCTGCTCTGTTTCTTGCTTCCGATGAATCTCTTTTCATGAGTGGACATGACTTGGTTGTTGATGGAGGGTTCACCGTCATTAGCCGCAGTTATTACCACAACTAA
- the LOC122091194 gene encoding cytochrome P450 71AP13-like, translating into MATPFQLLQEATILRTIQPYFLFATIFLLILLKHLIKGNQGRRKLNLPPGPSKLPIIGNLHQLGNMPHLSLCRLSQKFGPIIHLQLGEIPTVVVSSARVAKEVMKTHDLALARRPQIFSAKHLFYNCTDMAFSPYGAYWRHIRKICILQLLGDKAVESFSFIRQEEVTRLVHRITESYPGTTNLSKMLGIYANDIICRAAFGRSFTEGGEYDRHGFKTMLDEFQELLGGLSLGDFFPSMEWIHMITGVKSRLESTARRFDCFFNEVIEEHLNSKKNKGDHQDFVDVLLENKNSDISDMPLTMDNIKAIILNMFAAGTDTSFITLDWGMTELIMNPRVMKKAHAEVRSIVGDRRNVLEDDLIQMKYLKAVIKEIFRLHPPAPLLVPRESMEEITVDGYVIPAKTRFFVNAWAMGRDPESWKNPEMFEPERFLERNIDFKGQDFELIPFGTGRRICPAIDFATASVELPLAQLLYSFDWELPPGIQAKDLDMTEVFGITMYRKSNLIVVAKPYVP; encoded by the exons ATGGCGACACCCTTCCAATTGCTCCAGGAAGCAACAATCCTGCGAACCATCCAACCCTACTTTCTCTTTGCTACCATATTTTTACTAATTCTGCTGAAGCATCTCATAAAGGgaaaccaaggaagaagaaagctcaaTCTTCCACCCGGTCCCTCAAAATTACCTATAATAGGCAACCTTCACCAACTAGGTAACATGCCACACCTCTCTCTTTGCCGTCTCTCTCAGAAATTTGGCCCTATCATTCACTTACAACTAGGTGAAATTCCAACTGTGGTTGTATCCTCTGCTAGAGTTGCAAAAGAAGTAATGAAGACCCACGACCTTGCTCTTGCAAGAAGGCCCCAAATTTTTTCTGCAAAACACCTATTTTACAATTGTACTGATATGGCCTTCTCCCCTTATGGTGCTTACTGGAGACATATTAGGAAGATATGCATACTTCAGCTCCTGGGTGACAAAGCAGTAGAGTCATTTAGCTTCATAAGACAAGAAGAGGTTACGCGTTTGGTTCATCGGATTACAGAGTCATATCCAGGCACAACTAATCTTAGTAAGATGCTTGGAATCTATGCAAATGATATTATTTGCAGGGCTGCCTTTGGTAGGAGTTTCACAGAAGGGGGAGAGTATGATCGGCATGGGTTCAAAACCATGCTTGATGAGTTTCAGGAGCTGCTTGGAGGACTAAGCTTGGGAGATTTCTTCCCATCCATGGAATGGATACACATGATAACAGGTGTGAAATCAAGACTTGAGAGCACGGCTAGACGCTTTGATTGCTTCTTCAACGAGGTAATTGAGGAGCATCTCAATTCTAAGAAAAACAAAGGGGACCATCAAGACTTTGTGGATGTTTTACTTGAAAACAAGAACAGCGACATCAGTGATATGCCTCTTACCATGGACAACATCAAAGCCATCATCTTG AACATGTTTGCTGCAGGAACTGACACAAGCTTTATAACCCTTGATTGGGGAATGACTGAGCTTATCATGAACCCAAGAGTGATGAAAAAAGCACATGCCGAAGTAAGAAGCATTGTTGGAGATAGAAGAAACGTTTTAGAAGATGATCTAATTCAGATGAAGTACTTGAAAGCTGTAATCAAAGAGATCTTCCGATTACACCCTCCTGCTCCACTCCTCGTCCCAAGAGAATCCATGGAAGAAATTACTGTAGATGGGTATGTCATACCTGCCAAAACTCGGTTCTTTGTCAATGCTTGGGCTATGGGAAGGGATCCAGAGTCTTGGAAGAACCCGGAAATGTTCGAACCGGAGAGATTCCTGGAAAGAAATATTGATTTTAAGGGGCAGGATTTTGAACTGATACCATTTGGGACTGGCAGAAGAATTTGCCCAGCTATAGATTTTGCAACAGCTTCTGTTGAGCTTCCTCTTGCTCAACTTCTCTATAGCTTTGACTGGGAACTTCCACCTGGCATCCAAGCCAAGGATTTAGATATGACTGAAGTATTTGGTATCACAATGTACAGGAAATCCAATCTGATTGTCGTTGCGAAGCCATACGTGCCCTGA